GTTGAGCGCTCCGGAACCGGAGCACGAAAGGGCGGTGCCGATCAGCACGTGAAGAAGACCGAGCCCCGACGCCGCGGCAGGGCCGGCACAGAAGTAGCCGACCGCAACCGTCAGCAGCACCATCATCGTGATGCGCGGCTTGATCAGCTCGAGGAACACCTCGGAGCCGGCAGCCACCGCCGACCGGCGTCGTGAGGACACGGCGTGCGTGCTCACAGGGCCTTGCCCAGTGCCGCGCCGATGCCGGCCGATGTCGCGACCGCCGAAGCCGGCGCCCGTACCGCGTCGGCAATGCGGGAGCGCCACGCGTGGAGGTTTCGCACGACGACCGTCGCGAGCAGCGCGGCGCCGACGGCGACGTGAAGAGTCGGCAGCCATGCCTCGAGGAACGTGGCCTGGCGGTCGTAGGTCATGTCGTCGGTCGCGACGTAAGCGGCAATTCCGAGCGCAATCTGCAGCGCCACCAGCGGAATGATCCAGCGCCGCCCCGGCAGGTCGGCCGGAGTCCTGGAATGGAAGTCGAGGATCGCCGACAGCACGAGCCCGGCACCGAGCACGTGCGCGTAAAGAAGCGGAGTTCCCTCGAGCGGCCTTGCGGCCGCACCGAGGTGGCGGATGAAGAGCCCGAAAAGCAGCTGGGCGAACACGAGGACGAACAGTACGAGGGCCCTGGCTCTTTCCGGCGTGGACTCGGGCACGGCTGCGTCCTGCTCCCAGACCGGCGACGTCACGGCGACCACCGCCGCGAGACTCGAGAAGAAGAGCTGGCCGACGACGCCGTGGATCATCGCGAGGTCCACCGAAAGCTCGAGCACGCGCAGGCCGCCGAGAATGGCCTGGACGATCACCAGCGCAGCGGCTGCGATCGTCAGGCGCCGCACCAGTGGGCTTTGCTCGCGCCGCAGCACCGTGACGAGCAGGAACGCCGTCCACGACGCGACCAGGAACGCGAGGATGCGGTGCCCGTGCTCGGTGCGCACGTTCTCCATCTGCAACCAGTGCGGAGGATTGAGCTGACCGAAGGCGAGGGGCCAGTCGGGCACGGCCAGTCCTGCATCGCGGCTGGTAACCAGTCCTCCCGCAATCACGAGAAGGAAGGCCCCTGCCATCGCGACCCACGCGACGCGGTGCACGAAGCGGCGCGCGTCAGAGGACATGCGCACCTCCGGCACTTGCCATCGCGCCGACGAGCACCGCCATTGCCACGACCGACCAGGCAAGCTCCCCGGTACGCGAGCGCCCGCGCGACGACGCACGCAGAGACGCGCGCAGCGCGACAATCGCCGCGCCGGCGGCAAGCACGGCCTGCACGAGGTCTTCGAGCGGAATCAGCTGATTCAATGCGATTCAGGCGATCGCCCCGGGCGAGCCCGGAGCCGACCGCAGCCTTGGGTGTCTAGCCCGGCAGCGGGTCAGTTTCCAGCGAAGGTGAACTGCAGATTAGCCGGGCTTTTTTCGTCTATCGCGATCGTTGCGGTCTGGGTGCCGAGGGTCTCGTGCCACGCTTCGACGGTGTACTTGTCACCCTTCGGTACGTCGTTGATCGTGAAGGAGCCGTCGGCCCCCGTTACCGCGAAGAACGGGTTCGCGAAAACGCCCACGTAGGCGGCCATCCACGGGTGGATGTCGCACTTCAACTTCACCGCGACCTCGGCGTGCTGGAACGCCGTGTTCAGGACCTGCCCCTTGCCGGCCATGGCTTTGTTGAACGGCTCGTTGAGGACTGCCTTGGTGTTGACGTTGTGCAGGGTCGCGTCTTCGTTGCCGATCTCGATGTCCTGGCCGACGCGCACGCCGATCACATGGGGGACGTACTCGCAGCCCTTCTGGTCGATGTGGACGACTCCGATCGGCGCCGGCGCACGGTACTTCTCGGGCAGGCCGGATTTCACGTAGACGAGAACGTTTGCCAGGCCGCCCGAGTTGTCGGCCACGACCATCTCGTCCTCGCGGCCTTTCGGATACAGCGAGTCGCAGACCGGGTCGGCCGTCATGATGATCTTGTGATGGGGAGGCGGGGTGCCGGCCAGGCGAACCTTCCCGCTGAGAGTCCCGGCGTTGGCGGTTATGGCGGCGAGCAGCTGGCAGGCCAGCGCGACGACGAGGCCGCCGGCGAAGCGGGAGTTCCCCGCGACGCGCTGTGCCGGCCCTGAGCCCTTCGTCGTCATTGCTGCCACCGCGCTCTTCAAGCCTTGGGAACGTACCCCTTGGACTCGAGGAAACCGAGGATCGCCGCCAGGCTCTGCTCCGCTGTCTGGCCCGTCGTGTCGACGACGAGCTCGGCGTGGTCGGGCGCCTCATATGGGGCGGAGATTCCGGTGAACTCGGGGATCTGGCCGGCGCGGGCTTTCTTGTACAGGCCCTTCGGGTCGCGCTTCTCGCACTCGTCGAGCGCGCACTTGATGTAGACCTCGACGAAGCAGCCCTCGGGCATCGCCTTGCGCGCGATTTCGCGGTCGGCGCGGTACGGCGAAATGAACGCGGTCACGTTGACGACGCCGGCGTCGGTGAACAGCGCAGCGACTTCGCCGATGCGGCGGATGTTCTCGGTGCGATCGGCAGGCGAGAAGCCGAGGTCCTTGTTGAGGCCGTGGCGGATGTTGTCTCCGTCGAGCACGAAGCTGCGCACGCCGCGCTCCCACAGCGCCTTTTCCATCAGGTTGGCGATCGTGGACTTGCCCGAACCGGAAAGGCCGGTCAGCCACACCGTGCAGCCGCGATGGCCGCTGATCTGCTCGCGCTCGGCGCGCGATACCGTGCTCTGGTGCCAGACGATGTGCTTCGATTTCGGTTCCGACATGTTCCTTCCTCGCGAGCCTTGCTGGCTCCTGCGAAAACAACGGGACGCGCTGCGGGAGCGCGTCCGGATTAAGCGATGATTGCGTCGGTCAGCGGAGCGGTTCGAGGCGCTTTCCGTACGTGACCTGCCCCTTGTCGATGCGGAGCGAGAAGCCACAGTCAGGATTGACGCAGACCCAGGCCTTGTAGAGAACCGAAGCGCCGTCGGTGCCGTAGTCGGAAAGCGGG
The Candidatus Binatia bacterium DNA segment above includes these coding regions:
- a CDS encoding COX15/CtaA family protein, whose amino-acid sequence is MSSDARRFVHRVAWVAMAGAFLLVIAGGLVTSRDAGLAVPDWPLAFGQLNPPHWLQMENVRTEHGHRILAFLVASWTAFLLVTVLRREQSPLVRRLTIAAAALVIVQAILGGLRVLELSVDLAMIHGVVGQLFFSSLAAVVAVTSPVWEQDAAVPESTPERARALVLFVLVFAQLLFGLFIRHLGAAARPLEGTPLLYAHVLGAGLVLSAILDFHSRTPADLPGRRWIIPLVALQIALGIAAYVATDDMTYDRQATFLEAWLPTLHVAVGAALLATVVVRNLHAWRSRIADAVRAPASAVATSAGIGAALGKAL
- a CDS encoding carboxypeptidase regulatory-like domain-containing protein, giving the protein MAAMTTKGSGPAQRVAGNSRFAGGLVVALACQLLAAITANAGTLSGKVRLAGTPPPHHKIIMTADPVCDSLYPKGREDEMVVADNSGGLANVLVYVKSGLPEKYRAPAPIGVVHIDQKGCEYVPHVIGVRVGQDIEIGNEDATLHNVNTKAVLNEPFNKAMAGKGQVLNTAFQHAEVAVKLKCDIHPWMAAYVGVFANPFFAVTGADGSFTINDVPKGDKYTVEAWHETLGTQTATIAIDEKSPANLQFTFAGN
- the cysC gene encoding adenylyl-sulfate kinase; this translates as MSEPKSKHIVWHQSTVSRAEREQISGHRGCTVWLTGLSGSGKSTIANLMEKALWERGVRSFVLDGDNIRHGLNKDLGFSPADRTENIRRIGEVAALFTDAGVVNVTAFISPYRADREIARKAMPEGCFVEVYIKCALDECEKRDPKGLYKKARAGQIPEFTGISAPYEAPDHAELVVDTTGQTAEQSLAAILGFLESKGYVPKA